The proteins below are encoded in one region of Acanthochromis polyacanthus isolate Apoly-LR-REF ecotype Palm Island chromosome 4, KAUST_Apoly_ChrSc, whole genome shotgun sequence:
- the si:zfos-943e10.1 gene encoding GRAM domain-containing protein 2B isoform X6: MPTVSRYISFRSSKRFKFTSYPVESSGGGLPAKVKKSRSSNGSIKKVEARKALSLEAAQLEIQQQHKTLTRQVAIRSQTFDVDSKGFEKTESTGTQSSFIKHNKTFHKLFPDIPESEDLIHAYICALLKEVPYHGRLYITDTNACFYSSVLLKDTKVVIPISSIYIVKKQNTALLVPNALSIRTTEGEKFLFVSLRNRESCYQLLRSVCPQIEDGSTNSSPVFSSAETSFDKSKPVTSSQSSLDDSFDQFDGSESQSFQDQPLFRPHREAVPNGNGSTFNSLHMHQSDSSSSEELSVSGGSWVWNVTEKAKSLLVQREASTLNTLLFIYLILVVLLLLSSGYIGLRIVALEEQLTSLGALPEFTLQSGYHKDT; this comes from the exons ATGCCTACTGTGAGTAGGTATATAAGTTTTCGGTCATCAAAACGGTTTAAATTTACCAG CTACCCAGTAGAGAGCAGTGGTGGCGGGCTGCCAGCCAAAGTGAAGAAAAGCAGGAGCAGCAATGGCAgcatcaagaaggtggaggctAGGAAGGCTTTGAGCTTGGAGGCGGCGCAGCTCGAGATCCAGCAACAGCACAAAACCCTCACCAGACAAGTAGCCATCAG GTCGCAGACATTTGATGTTGACAGCAAAGGCTTTGAGAAGACGGAGAGTACTGGCACACAAAGT AGTTTCATTAAGCACAACAAGACATTCCACAAGTTGTTTCCAGACATTCCTGAAAGTGAAGACTTGATACATG cGTACATCTGTGCCCTGCTGAAGGAAGTGCCCTACCATGGTCGACTGTACATCACGGACACCAATGCCTGTTTCTATTCCTCAGTTTTGCTTAAAGACACCAAG GTAGTGATTCCAATTTCCAGCATCTACATAGTGAAGAAGCAGAATACAGCTTTGCTGGTACCCAACGCCTTGTCGATTCGGACCACTGAAGGAGAAAAG TTTCTCTTTGTGTCGCTGCGAAACAGAGAATCATGTTATCAGCTCCTGCGGTCAGTCTGTCCTCAGATAGAG GACGGCAGCACAAATAGTAGCCCTGTCTTCTCTTCTGCTGAAACCAGCTTTGATAAGAGCAAACCTGTG ACCTCAAGCCAGTCCAGTCTAGACGACAGCTTCGACCAGTTCGATGGCTCTGAATCTCAGTCTTTTCAGGACCAACCTCTCTTCAGACCACACAGAG AGGCAGTGCCTAATGGAAACGGCTCCACATTTAACAGCCTGCATATGCACCAGAGTGATAGCTCATCGTCAGAGGAGCTGTCTGTATCAG GTGGATCATGGGTGTGGAATGTGACTGAAAAAGCCAAGTCCCTGCTGGTTCAGAGAGAGGCCAGCACCCTCAACACACTACTCTTCATTTACTTGATTTT ggttgtgctgctgctgctgtcttcaggATACATTGGTTTGCGTATTGTAGCCTTGGAGGAACAGCTGACATCCCTAGGTGCACTGCCAGAGTTCACCTTACAGAGCGG gtaccacaaagacacatag
- the si:zfos-943e10.1 gene encoding GRAM domain-containing protein 2B isoform X5, translated as MPTVSRYISFRSSKRFKFTSSYPVESSGGGLPAKVKKSRSSNGSIKKVEARKALSLEAAQLEIQQQHKTLTRQVAIRSQTFDVDSKGFEKTESTGTQSSFIKHNKTFHKLFPDIPESEDLIHAYICALLKEVPYHGRLYITDTNACFYSSVLLKDTKVVIPISSIYIVKKQNTALLVPNALSIRTTEGEKFLFVSLRNRESCYQLLRSVCPQIEDGSTNSSPVFSSAETSFDKSKPVTSSQSSLDDSFDQFDGSESQSFQDQPLFRPHREAVPNGNGSTFNSLHMHQSDSSSSEELSVSGGSWVWNVTEKAKSLLVQREASTLNTLLFIYLILVVLLLLSSGYIGLRIVALEEQLTSLGALPEFTLQSGYHKDT; from the exons ATGCCTACTGTGAGTAGGTATATAAGTTTTCGGTCATCAAAACGGTTTAAATTTACCAG CAGCTACCCAGTAGAGAGCAGTGGTGGCGGGCTGCCAGCCAAAGTGAAGAAAAGCAGGAGCAGCAATGGCAgcatcaagaaggtggaggctAGGAAGGCTTTGAGCTTGGAGGCGGCGCAGCTCGAGATCCAGCAACAGCACAAAACCCTCACCAGACAAGTAGCCATCAG GTCGCAGACATTTGATGTTGACAGCAAAGGCTTTGAGAAGACGGAGAGTACTGGCACACAAAGT AGTTTCATTAAGCACAACAAGACATTCCACAAGTTGTTTCCAGACATTCCTGAAAGTGAAGACTTGATACATG cGTACATCTGTGCCCTGCTGAAGGAAGTGCCCTACCATGGTCGACTGTACATCACGGACACCAATGCCTGTTTCTATTCCTCAGTTTTGCTTAAAGACACCAAG GTAGTGATTCCAATTTCCAGCATCTACATAGTGAAGAAGCAGAATACAGCTTTGCTGGTACCCAACGCCTTGTCGATTCGGACCACTGAAGGAGAAAAG TTTCTCTTTGTGTCGCTGCGAAACAGAGAATCATGTTATCAGCTCCTGCGGTCAGTCTGTCCTCAGATAGAG GACGGCAGCACAAATAGTAGCCCTGTCTTCTCTTCTGCTGAAACCAGCTTTGATAAGAGCAAACCTGTG ACCTCAAGCCAGTCCAGTCTAGACGACAGCTTCGACCAGTTCGATGGCTCTGAATCTCAGTCTTTTCAGGACCAACCTCTCTTCAGACCACACAGAG AGGCAGTGCCTAATGGAAACGGCTCCACATTTAACAGCCTGCATATGCACCAGAGTGATAGCTCATCGTCAGAGGAGCTGTCTGTATCAG GTGGATCATGGGTGTGGAATGTGACTGAAAAAGCCAAGTCCCTGCTGGTTCAGAGAGAGGCCAGCACCCTCAACACACTACTCTTCATTTACTTGATTTT ggttgtgctgctgctgctgtcttcaggATACATTGGTTTGCGTATTGTAGCCTTGGAGGAACAGCTGACATCCCTAGGTGCACTGCCAGAGTTCACCTTACAGAGCGG gtaccacaaagacacatag
- the si:zfos-943e10.1 gene encoding GRAM domain-containing protein 2B isoform X1 — protein sequence MLENKRERLKTFLRKIDEKAIVRIKHFMKESSYPVESSGGGLPAKVKKSRSSNGSIKKVEARKALSLEAAQLEIQQQHKTLTRQVAIRSQTFDVDSKGFEKTESTGTQSSFIKHNKTFHKLFPDIPESEDLIHAYICALLKEVPYHGRLYITDTNACFYSSVLLKDTKVVIPISSIYIVKKQNTALLVPNALSIRTTEGEKFLFVSLRNRESCYQLLRSVCPQIEDGSTNSSPVFSSAETSFDKSKPVTSSQSSLDDSFDQFDGSESQSFQDQPLFRPHREAVPNGNGSTFNSLHMHQSDSSSSEELSVSGGSWVWNVTEKAKSLLVQREASTLNTLLFIYLILVVLLLLSSGYIGLRIVALEEQLTSLGALPEFTLQSGYHKDT from the exons CAGCTACCCAGTAGAGAGCAGTGGTGGCGGGCTGCCAGCCAAAGTGAAGAAAAGCAGGAGCAGCAATGGCAgcatcaagaaggtggaggctAGGAAGGCTTTGAGCTTGGAGGCGGCGCAGCTCGAGATCCAGCAACAGCACAAAACCCTCACCAGACAAGTAGCCATCAG GTCGCAGACATTTGATGTTGACAGCAAAGGCTTTGAGAAGACGGAGAGTACTGGCACACAAAGT AGTTTCATTAAGCACAACAAGACATTCCACAAGTTGTTTCCAGACATTCCTGAAAGTGAAGACTTGATACATG cGTACATCTGTGCCCTGCTGAAGGAAGTGCCCTACCATGGTCGACTGTACATCACGGACACCAATGCCTGTTTCTATTCCTCAGTTTTGCTTAAAGACACCAAG GTAGTGATTCCAATTTCCAGCATCTACATAGTGAAGAAGCAGAATACAGCTTTGCTGGTACCCAACGCCTTGTCGATTCGGACCACTGAAGGAGAAAAG TTTCTCTTTGTGTCGCTGCGAAACAGAGAATCATGTTATCAGCTCCTGCGGTCAGTCTGTCCTCAGATAGAG GACGGCAGCACAAATAGTAGCCCTGTCTTCTCTTCTGCTGAAACCAGCTTTGATAAGAGCAAACCTGTG ACCTCAAGCCAGTCCAGTCTAGACGACAGCTTCGACCAGTTCGATGGCTCTGAATCTCAGTCTTTTCAGGACCAACCTCTCTTCAGACCACACAGAG AGGCAGTGCCTAATGGAAACGGCTCCACATTTAACAGCCTGCATATGCACCAGAGTGATAGCTCATCGTCAGAGGAGCTGTCTGTATCAG GTGGATCATGGGTGTGGAATGTGACTGAAAAAGCCAAGTCCCTGCTGGTTCAGAGAGAGGCCAGCACCCTCAACACACTACTCTTCATTTACTTGATTTT ggttgtgctgctgctgctgtcttcaggATACATTGGTTTGCGTATTGTAGCCTTGGAGGAACAGCTGACATCCCTAGGTGCACTGCCAGAGTTCACCTTACAGAGCGG gtaccacaaagacacatag
- the si:zfos-943e10.1 gene encoding GRAM domain-containing protein 2B isoform X3, which translates to MEKGKGLLKKRGAAAGSQSSQDLRSSYPVESSGGGLPAKVKKSRSSNGSIKKVEARKALSLEAAQLEIQQQHKTLTRQVAIRSQTFDVDSKGFEKTESTGTQSSFIKHNKTFHKLFPDIPESEDLIHAYICALLKEVPYHGRLYITDTNACFYSSVLLKDTKVVIPISSIYIVKKQNTALLVPNALSIRTTEGEKFLFVSLRNRESCYQLLRSVCPQIEDGSTNSSPVFSSAETSFDKSKPVTSSQSSLDDSFDQFDGSESQSFQDQPLFRPHREAVPNGNGSTFNSLHMHQSDSSSSEELSVSGGSWVWNVTEKAKSLLVQREASTLNTLLFIYLILVVLLLLSSGYIGLRIVALEEQLTSLGALPEFTLQSGYHKDT; encoded by the exons CAGCTACCCAGTAGAGAGCAGTGGTGGCGGGCTGCCAGCCAAAGTGAAGAAAAGCAGGAGCAGCAATGGCAgcatcaagaaggtggaggctAGGAAGGCTTTGAGCTTGGAGGCGGCGCAGCTCGAGATCCAGCAACAGCACAAAACCCTCACCAGACAAGTAGCCATCAG GTCGCAGACATTTGATGTTGACAGCAAAGGCTTTGAGAAGACGGAGAGTACTGGCACACAAAGT AGTTTCATTAAGCACAACAAGACATTCCACAAGTTGTTTCCAGACATTCCTGAAAGTGAAGACTTGATACATG cGTACATCTGTGCCCTGCTGAAGGAAGTGCCCTACCATGGTCGACTGTACATCACGGACACCAATGCCTGTTTCTATTCCTCAGTTTTGCTTAAAGACACCAAG GTAGTGATTCCAATTTCCAGCATCTACATAGTGAAGAAGCAGAATACAGCTTTGCTGGTACCCAACGCCTTGTCGATTCGGACCACTGAAGGAGAAAAG TTTCTCTTTGTGTCGCTGCGAAACAGAGAATCATGTTATCAGCTCCTGCGGTCAGTCTGTCCTCAGATAGAG GACGGCAGCACAAATAGTAGCCCTGTCTTCTCTTCTGCTGAAACCAGCTTTGATAAGAGCAAACCTGTG ACCTCAAGCCAGTCCAGTCTAGACGACAGCTTCGACCAGTTCGATGGCTCTGAATCTCAGTCTTTTCAGGACCAACCTCTCTTCAGACCACACAGAG AGGCAGTGCCTAATGGAAACGGCTCCACATTTAACAGCCTGCATATGCACCAGAGTGATAGCTCATCGTCAGAGGAGCTGTCTGTATCAG GTGGATCATGGGTGTGGAATGTGACTGAAAAAGCCAAGTCCCTGCTGGTTCAGAGAGAGGCCAGCACCCTCAACACACTACTCTTCATTTACTTGATTTT ggttgtgctgctgctgctgtcttcaggATACATTGGTTTGCGTATTGTAGCCTTGGAGGAACAGCTGACATCCCTAGGTGCACTGCCAGAGTTCACCTTACAGAGCGG gtaccacaaagacacatag
- the si:zfos-943e10.1 gene encoding GRAM domain-containing protein 2B isoform X2 — MLENKRERLKTFLRKIDEKAIVRIKHFMKESYPVESSGGGLPAKVKKSRSSNGSIKKVEARKALSLEAAQLEIQQQHKTLTRQVAIRSQTFDVDSKGFEKTESTGTQSSFIKHNKTFHKLFPDIPESEDLIHAYICALLKEVPYHGRLYITDTNACFYSSVLLKDTKVVIPISSIYIVKKQNTALLVPNALSIRTTEGEKFLFVSLRNRESCYQLLRSVCPQIEDGSTNSSPVFSSAETSFDKSKPVTSSQSSLDDSFDQFDGSESQSFQDQPLFRPHREAVPNGNGSTFNSLHMHQSDSSSSEELSVSGGSWVWNVTEKAKSLLVQREASTLNTLLFIYLILVVLLLLSSGYIGLRIVALEEQLTSLGALPEFTLQSGYHKDT; from the exons CTACCCAGTAGAGAGCAGTGGTGGCGGGCTGCCAGCCAAAGTGAAGAAAAGCAGGAGCAGCAATGGCAgcatcaagaaggtggaggctAGGAAGGCTTTGAGCTTGGAGGCGGCGCAGCTCGAGATCCAGCAACAGCACAAAACCCTCACCAGACAAGTAGCCATCAG GTCGCAGACATTTGATGTTGACAGCAAAGGCTTTGAGAAGACGGAGAGTACTGGCACACAAAGT AGTTTCATTAAGCACAACAAGACATTCCACAAGTTGTTTCCAGACATTCCTGAAAGTGAAGACTTGATACATG cGTACATCTGTGCCCTGCTGAAGGAAGTGCCCTACCATGGTCGACTGTACATCACGGACACCAATGCCTGTTTCTATTCCTCAGTTTTGCTTAAAGACACCAAG GTAGTGATTCCAATTTCCAGCATCTACATAGTGAAGAAGCAGAATACAGCTTTGCTGGTACCCAACGCCTTGTCGATTCGGACCACTGAAGGAGAAAAG TTTCTCTTTGTGTCGCTGCGAAACAGAGAATCATGTTATCAGCTCCTGCGGTCAGTCTGTCCTCAGATAGAG GACGGCAGCACAAATAGTAGCCCTGTCTTCTCTTCTGCTGAAACCAGCTTTGATAAGAGCAAACCTGTG ACCTCAAGCCAGTCCAGTCTAGACGACAGCTTCGACCAGTTCGATGGCTCTGAATCTCAGTCTTTTCAGGACCAACCTCTCTTCAGACCACACAGAG AGGCAGTGCCTAATGGAAACGGCTCCACATTTAACAGCCTGCATATGCACCAGAGTGATAGCTCATCGTCAGAGGAGCTGTCTGTATCAG GTGGATCATGGGTGTGGAATGTGACTGAAAAAGCCAAGTCCCTGCTGGTTCAGAGAGAGGCCAGCACCCTCAACACACTACTCTTCATTTACTTGATTTT ggttgtgctgctgctgctgtcttcaggATACATTGGTTTGCGTATTGTAGCCTTGGAGGAACAGCTGACATCCCTAGGTGCACTGCCAGAGTTCACCTTACAGAGCGG gtaccacaaagacacatag
- the si:zfos-943e10.1 gene encoding GRAM domain-containing protein 2B isoform X4, with translation MEKGKGLLKKRGAAAGSQSSQDLRSYPVESSGGGLPAKVKKSRSSNGSIKKVEARKALSLEAAQLEIQQQHKTLTRQVAIRSQTFDVDSKGFEKTESTGTQSSFIKHNKTFHKLFPDIPESEDLIHAYICALLKEVPYHGRLYITDTNACFYSSVLLKDTKVVIPISSIYIVKKQNTALLVPNALSIRTTEGEKFLFVSLRNRESCYQLLRSVCPQIEDGSTNSSPVFSSAETSFDKSKPVTSSQSSLDDSFDQFDGSESQSFQDQPLFRPHREAVPNGNGSTFNSLHMHQSDSSSSEELSVSGGSWVWNVTEKAKSLLVQREASTLNTLLFIYLILVVLLLLSSGYIGLRIVALEEQLTSLGALPEFTLQSGYHKDT, from the exons CTACCCAGTAGAGAGCAGTGGTGGCGGGCTGCCAGCCAAAGTGAAGAAAAGCAGGAGCAGCAATGGCAgcatcaagaaggtggaggctAGGAAGGCTTTGAGCTTGGAGGCGGCGCAGCTCGAGATCCAGCAACAGCACAAAACCCTCACCAGACAAGTAGCCATCAG GTCGCAGACATTTGATGTTGACAGCAAAGGCTTTGAGAAGACGGAGAGTACTGGCACACAAAGT AGTTTCATTAAGCACAACAAGACATTCCACAAGTTGTTTCCAGACATTCCTGAAAGTGAAGACTTGATACATG cGTACATCTGTGCCCTGCTGAAGGAAGTGCCCTACCATGGTCGACTGTACATCACGGACACCAATGCCTGTTTCTATTCCTCAGTTTTGCTTAAAGACACCAAG GTAGTGATTCCAATTTCCAGCATCTACATAGTGAAGAAGCAGAATACAGCTTTGCTGGTACCCAACGCCTTGTCGATTCGGACCACTGAAGGAGAAAAG TTTCTCTTTGTGTCGCTGCGAAACAGAGAATCATGTTATCAGCTCCTGCGGTCAGTCTGTCCTCAGATAGAG GACGGCAGCACAAATAGTAGCCCTGTCTTCTCTTCTGCTGAAACCAGCTTTGATAAGAGCAAACCTGTG ACCTCAAGCCAGTCCAGTCTAGACGACAGCTTCGACCAGTTCGATGGCTCTGAATCTCAGTCTTTTCAGGACCAACCTCTCTTCAGACCACACAGAG AGGCAGTGCCTAATGGAAACGGCTCCACATTTAACAGCCTGCATATGCACCAGAGTGATAGCTCATCGTCAGAGGAGCTGTCTGTATCAG GTGGATCATGGGTGTGGAATGTGACTGAAAAAGCCAAGTCCCTGCTGGTTCAGAGAGAGGCCAGCACCCTCAACACACTACTCTTCATTTACTTGATTTT ggttgtgctgctgctgctgtcttcaggATACATTGGTTTGCGTATTGTAGCCTTGGAGGAACAGCTGACATCCCTAGGTGCACTGCCAGAGTTCACCTTACAGAGCGG gtaccacaaagacacatag